GTCCCCAGGCGGGTGGGGGACATGCGACACAGAGCAGACCCACGAGCCCCTCATTGCTGcggagaggggctggaggtgccctgggtctgggcagggctgtcCGGAGGGTGACGGGGTCTGGGCAATGTGTGGGTGCCCGGTGGCACCTCTGGCTCCAGCCGCTCTGGGAAAACGTCGTCCCCGGggcacggggctggggggggtgggCTCTGGGCACGCTGTGCCGGGCTCACCCTGCCCTCGCTGCGCGTGGGTGACCGTGGAGACaccacagctggggacagggacaccagaTCAGTGACATACTGCGTCCCCACATAGGACCTGCAAAGCAGAAAGGGTGCTGGTGCAGCGTGAGTTACAACTTCTCCATCCTCGGGAACAGGGATGCTGtgaggggcaggagggaaggctaaaaaaaccctcagatgCCCGGAAAAAATGGATGTTTTCCACCCCTCCTGTATTATGCTTCAGTTCCAAATTTGCCAGGGGTTTCCCTGGCAGTGAGTGCCATCTACGGGGCACACCCAGCACCTTCTGCCTCCCTGAGAGGTGCCCGAAGAGCCTTCTGCCAGCCGGGacctgctgcccagccctgcccggagCCTTATCCCGTCCTGCAGCCTCCAGACAGAATTAGGACCCGCGTTTTGTGAATGTGGATCTGAGAGCAGTGGGGTGACCCTGCTCGGTGGGGTCTCAGGGGGTTTTGCCTCCCTTCCATTCCTGCCTCTGTGACCATCTGTTTCCATCTGGCTCACTTCGGCTGACCAGCAAAGCTGGTGTGGGAAAAACATGGAGAGGAAAAtttgggaggagggagggctcCTGCCTGAATTAGGGTGTCGCTTAAACCTTCTTTCAGTGCTGGTGTTGCTGGGCTCTCACTCCCCGTGTGATGGCTGctgacagggcagagcagggccatGCACTGCTCCAGGGAGAGCCACCCAGAGTAGGGATGCTGCAGGGAGAAGCAGGATTCCTTCAGTGGATGTGGCTGCAGGCCTTCTTCTGGTGAGGGGAATACCTGTCAGAGGCTGAAGCCAGGACCAGCACTTTAAAGAGGCTCCTTTGCCGAGCAAAGAGCTCTCTCTCCTGGCTGCCACCAGTTTTCctctgctcccatcccagctctcTTGTCCCACCAGGGTTTAAGGAAGGCGGAGGAGATTCCAGTCCAGAACAGCAGAAGGTTGGGATGGTTGTTCCAGCATGTGCCCCCTGGCAGGAAGAGAACTCAGACTGCCCCTGGTATGTTGGTAGCACTGGGGTGGGAGCAGCGGGGCTGGaggagctctgcagagctcagcACTGCGGGAATCACACGGTGCAATTTGTCCTGTCCAAAAATCTGCCAGCTGTGGTGTGTGTGGCTGTAAATCCCTGCCTGATTCCTGCAGCAATTCCAGTTTGCTGAGCCTTGGGCAAGAGGGAGCCCTCACAGCTGGTCCAAGCTCTCTAAGCCAGAGGGAAGGGACAAAAGGGACCTTTCCAGTAAAAttccccctttctcccctccaCAGAAGTTGGCCGGGAGCGCGCTGTTGGCCTGTCCCAACAGAGCCACTTCACTGGGATCAGAAGGAAACCGCAATCGGATGGGTGGGCTTTATGAAAGCTGACATCTGTCTCCCCTCCCGGCCTCGCAAATCTGCCAGGCACAAACGTCTGTACCAATGAGCTTAGCGTCAAAAGTCCCAGGGCAGTAACCTttgcctgctcctgctcccctccTTCACCGGCAGGAGCCAGAGCCACCCGCCAGCCAGGGGCTTTAGCGTGATCCCCACGGCCCATCTGTCCATCCCACACATATTAACAGCCAGTGCCCTGCTGCTGGGTTTGGAAGTCGTGTTTTCTCGCAGAGCAAGCAAGAGAGAATAAATGACAGCGGCGATCAGCAGCAGTGAGCCCTCGCGACGAGAAACACAGAGCCGGGACTTCCAGAGGACTTCCCACCTCCTGCAGTTTCCCCGCGGAGGGGAGACCCGCAGCAGGGTCCTGTACAGCGTGTCGGGGGCTCACTGAGCTCGCCAGCATCGCAGCTGAGCTCTACATCCTGCAGCGCTTCTCTCCCTCACCCAACAGTCCCTTCCCGCTCCCCCCATTTGTCCCACGGATCCGTCACCTTCCCGTCACCGTGCTGCCACCCCAGCCCGGCAGGTCAGCGGATGGGGAGGCACTgctggtgtccccagccctggcaaTAGCCCAGCTGCCAGGGGACGGCCCCGGCCAGCGGTTCTTGCAGGCTGCCCGTGAATCGCTGCTGGCCGGCGCCGCGGAGCGGGATCGCGCTGGAGCAACAGGCGGGGCTGGGCACGGGGCGAGTCTCCTTCGGGTTCTCGTAGTGATGGAGCTGCCTCTGAGGGGAAAACCCAGCGCACAGAGGGGACGGAGGGCACCGTGTACCTGCAGAACCGggctcccagggcagctgtgggcGGCTGCCCTTCACCCCCGGCTCCTGCGCAGGGACCCCGGCCTGGGCGCGGCACTCTGAGTGGGCACAGGGCCAGCAGCATCCGGCGCCGTGCAGGGACAGCGACAGAGCCGTGATCCTGTGGATGGCTCGCCGGAGGGTTGCGATTTTAGAAAGCCTTTTGCCACCGAGGTCGTGCTTGAGGGCCAGCCGCAGGGCGTTGAAGGCTTGGTTGTAGTCCAGAATCCTCTTACGCTCTCTGACGTTGGCAGCCATTCTCCTGGCCTTGGAGCGCACCGgcctgctcctcttcctcacctTCATCCCTTCCGTGTGCCCCGGGCTGGCGTCTacttccctgccctgggagaCCCACAAACCCTGCCTGTAGCAGCCCTGGGGCGCGTCCCCCGCTTCCAAGTCCTCCTCCGAGCTGTCTGGCCCCGTGCCTTTCCCCGTGGCTGCTCCGGGCATGGCAGCGGTGAGGGGAAGcgggagaggagctgctgcgATCCTGCCTCCTGGGAGGTGTGGGTGACACTCCTCCAGGGACAGGCAGCCGCCTCTAAAAACCTTCAGCAGGGCTCGTCACGTGGCTGCCCCGACCCTCCTCACCTGCCGCAGgtgaggcacagggagagccCTGCCTGGTCCCTGCTCTGAGCGTGAGGGACCAGTGTTGGGGTGCCCAGAGCTCGTGGTGGGATGCTTGCAGGCTCCCGGGGAAAGCACCTCCACCAAGCACACGTTTCAGTGGTTGTTTTAGTGTCTGCTAAGAATTTGGGCACTGCAGGAGTTCccctgtgcagctctgcccTCTCCTCTGCTGGGCAGGCTGGTGGCTCAGCCTGGGACAGGTCATCCCTTGGTTTTATATGGTGCCATGAGGCAGAGCCCTATGGGGCATCACCACCCTGGCTGTCCCTTCCCCCTGCTCATGGGTCCTGCAGCGCCTCTGTTATTTCTCAGctaagggaaactgaggcacagaattATGCCATTGCTGAGAAAAGCAGCAAGTCTTGTGCTTGGGTACAGAAGACACAGTTACTCCTGTCCcagtgagctgggagcacccgTGGGCACAGGGGTGGGTGGGTGCCTGAGCAGGGGCAGACCCCGGGAGTCGGTGCAGGAATGTGCAGGGCTTGGCACGCCTCTGCCCTGCGGAGCAGGAAGCAGGAATGTGGGGGGGGGATTGGGGCAGGTGATAAAAGAGCTAAAGTGCTACCTGcctccagagccttcctgtCCCTTCCCAGCAGCCTGGGGGCAGAGCTGTCTGGGCTGGCGCTCCCGGGCCTGCCCGGCACTTAACTTGGGGAAGACGATGCTGAAAGCAGCTCCTTGTTTCCTGCATCCCCGAGCTGGTGGGATGAGGGACTTGCCAGGTGCAGCAGGTCCGGAGgccatgggcagggccaggTCCCCAACCTCTGAGCAGTGGGGGACAGCCACGTGTGTTTGCCCATCATCTCATTAGAGAGCAGGCGCTAAATGACTTCCTGTTCGAGGGGTAACGCTTTGAAAAATGGCCCAGGAGTGGGTCTGACaaattgttggggtgtctggtgCAAAAGCAGAGCCCTGGGAGAATGTGCCCCCCCTTGATCCATCCCTTCCTATCTGATCATCCCAGCTCATGTTTGATCAATAGCCACAATTAGTGGGGGGTTATTTGTCTATTGCCCTTCTCCTCTCCTGGCTCTTTGAAGCTGAAACTAATTTAGGTGCCTCTGCTCCAGGAACCCAATAAATCAGGAGCCAGGGCCTCGGGGACATGGGAGAACAAGGCAGCAGGACTTCAAAGGGAGGTGAAGCTTGCAAATATTTGTGAGCACTCACCTGTGCTCACTATGACCCTCTTGTTCTCCCCAGCATCCTTCTCACCTCCCagtcctgctctgctgggaatgGAGCCTCCTCGACCACTGACTTACCCAGCGAGCTCAGCTCGGGAGCCAGGGGATCTTTGGAATGCTTGAATGCCGGCAGATGTCAGACCCACTTAGAGATGTGCCTGTCTAAAACCCAGCTAGGCAGGACAGATCCCTGCCACGGGGATGTTTTTGCTGGTGTTGGAGGTCAGGAGGTGCAGTCCAGAGCAGACACGGAGGTGACTGAGCCGGGCACAAAGCCAGTCCCAGCTGGGTGGGgcctgggcaggggcagcagtcccaaagctgctcccatcccgcccacagcccccaggagcTCCTTGGGAAGCAGTGCCGGGGTTCTCAGCACCTCAGCtctgggcagccctggctgcagggatccagccccagctctcgGAAGCGGGCAAGGCCAGACCATAAATCATGGGGCATCTGATGCCACCTGCCACCTGTAATTAGCACATCCCACCGGGCCACCCCCACCTCATCCTGGGCGCTTCCGACCTAGGTGCCCATTACAGGTTGGGAGGTCAGCAGGAAcacccagccaggccctgctcccccGGTCCCTGCTGATTTATCACCGTGTGCTGGAGAGATTTATGGGCTGAGATGGGGAGCCAGAAACGTGTTGTGAGGCTCTGCTGGGCCCGTCTGCCTGATGGATGATGAAAGAGCCGTAATTATCTGTCGCCACACATATATCAGGCCGTTCATGGCACTCCCCAGCCTCCAAGATGGGCTTTGGCCCTCAGGGACTCCCCACCTCCCAGCCTGTGTCACTCTGGACTGGAGCACTGCTGAGTGCTGGGTACCTGCCCTTGCTGGGCAGCATTGCCACAGCTCTCAGGGGTCCCATAGCCCAAAGGTGTGTTTTGGGTGTCCACCCGTAACACTGCTGCTGAGCCTGgcctcagctcctgcagagaGCCCTGGACTGGCTGCCACATCCGTCTAGCACTCCCAAGCTGCCGATGCTTCCAAGTGAGAGCCGCTGGAGTCATCTGGGAGCACGGCCCTCACTGGAGGTGAAACCGTGATGGAGTGAAGAGGCAGCTGACACGGCCTGGGgggctgcccagctcctggcagtgTCGCAGCACCATCCATCCTCCTTGGGAAGGCATGGATGTGCCAGAGCAAAGCAAGGAAGCCTGCGGCAGGGAAGGATGAGAGCCGGGAACTGGCATGCGGGGAGGTGCCCATTGCTGGTGacgaagggaaggaggaggcggCTGTTGCGACACTGCCGGGGCCCCGCGGGTAAATAAATAGGGCGCTTTGTTCCTGCTGGGGCACGACCAGGTGGCACGAGGGACACGGGGTGGTGAGTCATCCATCCCCAGGCAGCCATCCCGCAGGGCACgggaggaggcagggaagggcactgggaggccgtGCTGCCTGCAGGCGCCTGCGGGTGAGGAGGTCCCGTGCTCCAGCACCTTGCACGACACAAGGGaacagccctgctcagggcacAGCTTGGGAAAGCCACATCCTGTGGAGTGGGAGTGAGCCATGGGCACGTGCTTAAACATGGCACATGTGGCAGGGAGTGGGCAAAAGGCTTACCCGGGCCTTCGCAGAACCGCAAAGTCGTCccggttggaaaagccctctaacaGAATCCCagtgttaacccagcactgccttgTTACGACTAAaccactgagtgccacatctacacggtttttttaacatttccatCACTTTCCTGGGTAGCCAGTTCCAATatctgaccaccctttcagtgaagacatttttcctaaAATCCAGTTTAAgccttgaggccatttcctcttatccTGGCCCTTGTTCCTTGGGAGCAGGGACAAACCCCCACTGGGTTACACGCTCCTTTTGGGGACTTGTAGGCCTTCATTTCCCACCACAGGagcctgtgcctgctgctccaTCTGCCAGGAATGGCTCACCCATCCTGAGACCAACAGGGCTGGCAGAGTTTCATAGgccagaggatgaggatgggacAGACAGAGCTCCGCAGTGAAGGCcagggcacagggcagctgGAGAGGGCACAGGAGCCACCCCATGGCACAGGAGCCTTCAAGGCTCAGTTGTTCCCGGCTCGGGGATCTCCCGCAGCGCGCAGAATGGATTCTGGCATTAGTTATCATGTTTTTACTTCCCCGAGCTGCCAGCACCAGGCGCTCCCTCGCCGCATCCCCCGGCCCGCAGCTCCTCGGGCAGACCCGGAGAGGGGCGGTGGGACCGAAGGtctgagctgcaggagcgcagCACCCGCACCCCGCTGGTGTCcccatctcatcccatcccacatcTGCCGGCGCCCCCGGGAGCTCCCTCCGCCGGTCcccgcccgctcccgccgcgggCCGCAGCCGGGGCCGAGCCGGGGGGCGGtggcagcgctgcccccgccccggcggggccgtgccgtgccgtgccgtgccgtgccgagccgaggcggggcgggccgggggcgggtaCCGACGTCAggccccgcggcggcggcggcggcggcggcggggggcggaaggcggcggtgccggtgccggggggtggggggaagccCGGCTTTGGGGCGGGGGATGGCGGCGGGCGAGGCGGCCCGGGCGGACTTCGCGCGGCACTGGCAGGAGCAGTTCCCGGGGGAGCCGGCGCCCCGCATGGAGCTGGGCTCGGTGCGGGCCATGGAGCGGGAGCTGGAGCGCTGCCGGCGCCACCTGCGCCGCCTGCAGCGGGCGCTGGCCGAGGAGCGCTTCAAGGTGGGCTACCTGGAGGCGGCGCTGGCCCGggcccccccgccgccgccgcccgccgccccccgccccgccggcagcTCCCCGGAGggcggcagcgccggcagcTCCGACGCGGAGGACGCTTCCTCGGCAGGTGGGTGAGGGGGAGCCGTCCCCACCCCGCGCCCCAGGGGAcgagggtgtccccagcccctgcgCCGTCCCCGCCGCACGGTCAAGGGCGAATGTGCCGCCGCACGGCCCGAGGGCATCCCCAGCCCTGGCGCTGCCTGTCCTGCGCTGCCGTGCCGTGCCCGTGGCGCGCCGTGCCCACGGCCCCATGCCGTGCCACGGGTAAAGGCAatccctgtgccatccctgctACACAGTTGGTGCAGCCCGTGCTGTGACTCGGCAGGGaacccccaggtgtccccatcaCGGAGCCAGGAGCACCCCATGTTGTCACATAGTAAAGGATGCCCCAACTCCTTTTGCCATCCCCGTCAAGCAGCTAATGCCGTACCAGCCCTTGTGCTGTCTCTGTGCCACcactaaagtcaccccaagcccctgtctgctccctgtcccactCCCAAGGACATCCCATGGCAAGGCCCTATCCTTGGGTGTGCGAGGAGGGAGGGTGGCTGATTCTTGGTGATGTGCCAGTGGCCCACGAGCCACCTCTGGGGCTGGGACGCTGCAGAGGAGTCACTTCCTCCCGGCGTGACCTGGCTCATGGGAACACCTCTGCTCAGGTGGCACCCTGTGACCTCCTGTGGGGAAGTCAGAAGCATGCCGGGCTGGTGTCATGTCCCGGGGCGTTTTTCTAGGAGGATTGAGGACAATGTTATTTCACAAGTGCCTGGCTGTGTGGTGGCACTGAAGGCACAGCCAGCTAGCGCTGTCAGCCGTCACACTGTCCTACTTCCAGCGGCCTGGAAGTTGTTATTGCATCAGCATTAAACCCGGCTCAAACACAGTCCTGGCAGCTAGGGAATGTCACTTTTAATGCTGCTAATTCTGCAGCTGACTTAATTTTGTTCTTGTTCGATTGTTTGGGGTGATGGTTTTCCTTCCCCCAAGGCTGTATCGTGCTGGTTTAAGATTGCCTGGAGAGCAAGTACTCTGATGTCAAATTATGCTTAATATATAGTTCATTTATATTTATTGCATTAGTCTGCAGCGCTGGAGGAAGTTTCCACTTCACCTTCCTGGGCTGCCTGGAGGTGAAATGTCCAAACTACGTGGCTG
This region of Aphelocoma coerulescens isolate FSJ_1873_10779 chromosome 19, UR_Acoe_1.0, whole genome shotgun sequence genomic DNA includes:
- the BHLHA9 gene encoding class A basic helix-loop-helix protein 9, whose product is MPGAATGKGTGPDSSEEDLEAGDAPQGCYRQGLWVSQGREVDASPGHTEGMKVRKRSRPVRSKARRMAANVRERKRILDYNQAFNALRLALKHDLGGKRLSKIATLRRAIHRITALSLSLHGAGCCWPCAHSECRAQAGVPAQEPGVKGSRPQLPWEPGSAGTRCPPSPLCAGFSPQRQLHHYENPKETRPVPSPACCSSAIPLRGAGQQRFTGSLQEPLAGAVPWQLGYCQGWGHQQCLPIR